From the Halichoerus grypus chromosome 3, mHalGry1.hap1.1, whole genome shotgun sequence genome, one window contains:
- the LOC118546405 gene encoding LOW QUALITY PROTEIN: UDP-glucuronosyltransferase 2B10-like (The sequence of the model RefSeq protein was modified relative to this genomic sequence to represent the inferred CDS: substituted 2 bases at 2 genomic stop codons) → MAALRSLVKPKIIKKRTKKFSWHQSDRYGKIKHNRQKPRGTDNRETEEFAQSSGENGTVVFTLGSMVSNMTEERANVIASALAKLPQQVLWRFDGKKPQTLGPNTQLYKWIPQNDLLGHPKTKAFVTHGGANGIYEAIHPGIPMVGIPLFADQPDNIAHMKAKGAAVSLNLNTVSSTDLLSALRTVINDPSYKENVMWLSTIHHDQLIKPLDGAVFWIEFVIRHKGAKYLRPASXNLTXFQHHSLDVIGFLLASVAIVTFLVIKCCLFCCQKFKNGAPEWLSH, encoded by the exons ATGGCTGCCCTCAGATCTCTGGTAAAGCCCAAGATCAttaaaaagaggaccaagaagTTCAGCTGGCACCAGTCAGACCGATAtggcaaaataaaacacaaccgGCAGAAACCCAGAGGCACTGACAATAGG GAAACGGAAGAGTTTGCCCAGAGCTCTGGAGAAAATGGTACTGTGGTTTTCACTCTGGGGTCAATGGTCAGTAACATGACAGAAGAAAGAGCCAATGTGATTGCATCAGCTCTTGCCAAA TTACCCCAACAGGTTCTATGGAGATTTGATGGCAAGAAACCACAAACCTTAGGACCCAACACTCAGCTGTATAAGTGGATCCCCCAAAATGACCTTCTTG GTCATCCAAAAACCAAAGCCTTTGTAACTCATGGTGGAGCCAATGGCATCTATGAGGCGATCCACCCCGGGATCCCCATGGTGGGCATTCCTTTGTTTGCGGATCAACCTGATAACATTGCTCACATGAAGGCCAAGGGAGCAGCTGTTAGTTTGAACTTGAACACAGTGTCAAGTACAGATTTGCTCAGTGCATTGAGGACTGTCATTAATGATCCTTC ctataaagaaaatgttatgtgGTTATCAACCATTCATCATGATCAGCTTATAAAGCCTCTGGATGGAGCAGTCTTCTGGATTGAGTTTGTCATTCGTCATAAAGGAGCCAAGTACCTACGCCCAGCTTCTTAAAACCTCACCTAGTTCCAGCACCACTCTTTGGATGTGATTGGGTTCCTACTGGCCTCTGTGGCAATTGTTACTTTCCTTGTCATAAAATGTTGCTTGTTTTGTTGTCAAAAGTTTAAGAATGGGGCgccagagtggctcagtcattaa